GGCATCTCCTCACCAGCTTTTGCGGGCAAACCCCAAGCGTTTTAAATGTTCTCTCAGAATTTTTTCTTCTTCTTCGATTATGCTTGGGTCAATGTCAAGGGTGGTCCTGGGGATAAAACCTTTTTCTTCAAGATAACCTATGATTTTGGCCATACTTTCTTCAACGGTTTCTTTATCGGTATGAACGACTATTTCCGGGTTACGAGGGGGCTCATAAGGGTCTGATATGCCGGTGAAATTAGGGATCTCTCCTCGGCGTGCCCTGGCATAAAGTCCTTTTACGTCGCGTGCTTCCACCACCTCCAGCGGACAATTGCAATAGACTTCGATATAGTTTGGGATAAGCTCTCGGTTTAGTTTGCGGGTGTCAGCATACGGCGCAATGGCCGCTACCACGCTTATGATGCCGTTTTTATTTAGCATCCAGGAGAGAAAACCGATACGCTTGACGTTAATGTCCCGCTCGCGTTTGGTAAAGCCAAGTTCTTGGCTGAAGTTTGTACGGATAATGTCGCCGTCAAGAAGTTCAGCCTTAAGCCCGCGTCTTTTTATTTCAAGATAAGTTCTGCGTGAAAGAGTTGACTTCCCTGAACCAGAGAGTCCGGTGAACCATATGGTAAACGGTTTCATAACATGCACTCCTTGGGATTTTCTCCACCCAACGCGCTTTATATTAACTTTTTTCGACC
This DNA window, taken from Thermodesulfatator atlanticus DSM 21156, encodes the following:
- the cysC gene encoding adenylyl-sulfate kinase, coding for MARWSKKVNIKRVGWRKSQGVHVMKPFTIWFTGLSGSGKSTLSRRTYLEIKRRGLKAELLDGDIIRTNFSQELGFTKRERDINVKRIGFLSWMLNKNGIISVVAAIAPYADTRKLNRELIPNYIEVYCNCPLEVVEARDVKGLYARARRGEIPNFTGISDPYEPPRNPEIVVHTDKETVEESMAKIIGYLEEKGFIPRTTLDIDPSIIEEEEKILREHLKRLGFARKSW